In the Leptotrichia trevisanii DSM 22070 genome, AATATTTTCCTGCTTACTGTAATCTATTATTGGCATAATGCAGTCCTTAAATTGCTCTAATGTTAAATTTGACTTCAATAATTCCCTTATTACTTTTCTTTCTTCTTCTCCATAATCTTTCTTTACTTTATCAAAATATCTTTCTTTCTCATTTTTGAAAAATATCATTTTAGTCACCTCCTACGGATTTAAATATCTTTCTGTCTTATAGTGTTCTATCAGCAATTCCAATGTCATCGGATCCTTTACCGACATAACTGCACACAGAACATATATCGTCCCTGCTGGTATAAAAATTACCCAGTGCCTGAATATTAAAAATATAATTCCTGTAAATAATACCAATGATATAAAAACCTTATATGGCAGTCCCATTATCATCTTTATGTCCAATAAAGATTTATACACTTTTAATTTCATTATCCTACCTCCTCAATTTCATATTCCTTTGTCTTTTTGTTAAAGCCGTTTACTTTAATTGTCTTGTTCACTTTTCTTACAGTTTTACCATTTTCAGTCGTTCTTATGATATTTACAATTACATCTACAGAACGCCCTATAAGTGGCTGCCTTGGATTCCTGTCAACTTCCATTAGCAGCTCTTCCAGTCTTTCCAAAGTTTCTTCTGCACCATCTGAATGGACTGTTGTAAATCCTCCACTATGCCCAGTATTCCAGTTTTTAAGTATCTCCTCAGCTTCTTCTCCATATCTAAGCTCTCCCTGAATAATTCTATCTGGCCTATGTCTAAGTGCGTCCTTTGATAATTCCAGTGCAGAAACATCTTCAGTTACAAACACTCTTAACACATTTTCCTTGTCGCAGATAATTTCCTCAACTTCCTCAATAATATATATCCTTTCAACCGTATTTCTAATTATGTCAACTTGCTTTAAATAATCAACAAGAGCATTAGTAAATGTTGTCTTTCCTGTACCAGTTCCACCTGATACAACTATATTCTTTTTGTTCAAAATAGCTTCTGTAAGAAAATTTTTCTGAAATTCTGTAATTGAACCCATTGCTAAATAGTCATCAAGTGTAAATATTTTCTTAGGCCTTTTTCTTATTGTAAATACTGGAATACCTTTAGTAATTCCTTTTGCGGCTCCCTGAAATCTGTCAGAATTTGGCAAATTTCCAGAAAGTCTTGGATTTTTTTCAGAAATTATCTTTGAGTTATATGAAGCAAGCACCTGAATAATTTTGTATCCTTCCATCTCATTCAGATATGTACTTGTCTTGTACATTCCCTTTTCATATGATTCCACCCATACATATCCATCAGGATTTAACATTATTTCAGTAATATCATCATCTTCCATATATTCCTTCAGTGCTGACAGCCTTTCATTTACAAAGTCTATTTGTGCCTGCTTCTGAAGTTCATATTTTTCACTTTCCGTCATAATACTTCTGCCAGTTCCTTCATTTTTTTAGTAATTTCATCATTGCTTGGACTTTCAATTATGATTTTTAAAAGTTTATTTTCTACACCAGATTTTTCTAAAATCTCTCTTAAAATATCTGCATTTTCCTGTTCAACCTTTTCAATTTCCTTTTGGGAATCATCCCTTATTTTCTCCAGTTTGGCAACTTTTTCTTTATTTCTTTTTATTCTTTCAGTATAATTTTTTTCTCTAGTTTTTCTCTTTTTCTTTATTATTTCATCTGAACCATTAATTGTTTCTTCAATATTTTCCATATATCCCCCTATCCTATTTTTTCTGATTTATACTTTTTTCTTGCCTTTTCAATAACTTTTTCATATTTTATATCATCATAAAAATCTTCCTCTTTCATTTTAAACGTATGTTTGTATTCATACATTCCCTTCATTCCTTCAAATATTACATATCCATCCTTAAAGAATACTGGCTGGTGCTGTGTTCTTTTTAACAGATCAGGATATTCGTAGTAATAGAGTTTATCTAATAATAAAGGTTTTTTGTATCCCGTAATTACAACTGCCTTTCTGTCAGGCAGCAGTCTTGTTTCTGAAGGACTTAATAAATCCTTTCCCTGCTCTGAAACGTTCCCTCCCCCTTTTAGCCCAATATTTCTACTTTTTACCCTAATTGTTTCCTTGCCAAGCGTCTTTGAAATATAGTCAGGTGCAGCCTCATCGTTCGGTCTACCAAATATCTGAATCTGGCATCCATTTAGCACCTCTTTCCCCTGTTTATCATATGTCGAATTTAACTGATCAAGTCCCTGAAATATCCCAATCATCTTTATTCCAAATCCTGCATAGTACCCAAGCCCTTTTACAAGAGCCTTCATCTTACCATAAGCATTTAGTTCATCCATTACAAACGTTATGTTAAAATTTTTCTTGCTTAAACTTTCCATTAATAAATTTGTCAGTTGAATATACATTATCCGTACTAACGGAGCTAGCAAGTCTATATCTTTCGGTTTTATTACAAAATATAAATCCACAGGATTATCGCCATTAACCAAGTCTAATGCCCTAAAATCGGATTTTCCTATATTTTTTACAACCGAAGGAATCTCAAATACCTGTAATTTAGTCTTTGCTGTTGAAGTTATAGACTTAAATGTATTTTCTCCTGTATTTTGCAATAAATATCCAAACTGTTTTGCAATAAAGGGGTGCAATCCTTTGTTTAATGCTTTAATTGATTCCTCATCAGTATATATTTTTCTAAGCCTTTCAATTGTTTTTTTCTTCAAAATAAAATCCTTTGGAGTATCATCTTCCCCTTCTTCCATAGGCTTTCCAAGATATTTTGCAAACATTCTATATAAAGAATTTTCAGTGTTAGTAATCATTGATATTACATCATTTAATGAAACTCTAACATCTGTTATATCGGGATCTTTTTCAGAACGGCTGCTTACTTCCCTGTAATGAACATAGCCAGTTAAAGTGGAAATTGTATCTTTTGCACTATCTCCCCAAAACGGATCCTTGCTCTCATCTTCCCCAACAATCATTGTTCCAATTATTCTGCAATCTTCAATCTCATAATTTGTTCCATATCTTACTTCTGATAAAAAGTTATAGCTATTTGAAAGTTCACTCATTGGTTCAAATTTTAATATTCTATGTTTTAGTATCTTTGCTCTGTACCAACTTGTAAGTTCGTAATTTTCCTTTTTTATGTCAGAAATAAAAGTTGACCTTTCTTTTAATCCTGCAACAAGGCTTGGAATAATGTATCCTACACCCTTTCCTCCTCTTGTTGGCAAAAATAGGGCAATATGTATCATTGACGTGTCATAAAGCAATTTTAATTTTCCTGATAAAGTTTTTACATAACCAATAACAAAACCATTTTCATTGCCGCTTAAAAAATCTATATCTGACGGCTTTTTCTTATTTTTTTTCAAATCATCATACGTTCCAAATTCAGCCTCTCCGTGTGATTTCAGTTTCTTTTTTTTCCAGTAAGGCATTGTCAAAATAACTAACGAGCCAACAAATATAAAGCACATACCTAATTGAAACTGTGAAGTTAATCTAGGAGTTTTTTTCATTACTATTTCCCAGTTCCCAGACGGAAGGTACATATACTGATTCTTTTTCCCAATAATTACTGGTTTTATTAATCTACGTATTTTTGCAAAAGTTGCATAGTTATTAACTTTTTCCAGTTCTTCCATATAGTTTGTTGATATTACCATTAAACCTGTTATATTTACCAAAATGAACATCATTATTGAAAAAATCCATTTTACAGGCTTCGTATTTCTAAGCGACTTGTATTTTTTATCCATAATTATTTCCTATATGGAGATAAAATTATATCCTTGCTTACAAAGATATTAAATTTTTTACCTCTCTTTATTTCAATTGTAGGCTGTCTGTTTAAATCTTTTTCAATGATTCTTTCCCCGATACTTCTAATATTCTGTGCAGCATCTGAAACACCTGTACCAATATTCACTCTTGACCTGCTTCCAGTCTCAATATTTACATTTAGACCTTCAAGTGATCCTGAAGCTATATTTATAGCAGAGGATAGTAACACACTTCTCATAAGTTTCCAAAAATGGTTGTTAGTTTTTCCTTTCAATCCTGCATTACCTAACAAATCAACTCCCTGCATATTATCAAGCACAAGTGTTGAGCCATTTGGAAATACTAGTCTTTGCCATATCAATAAAACTCTGTTCTGTCCATACGTTATACTACTGTCATATTTTCCAATTATTTTTGTACCCATAGGAATCAAAATATTTTTTCCAGTACGATAGTCATAAACATTTTCTCTAACTTGTGCAATCACATCTCCCGGTAAATCAGAATTAATTGCTGTTACAAGAACGGCTGGAATAAAGCTTCCTGTCTTTAACTCATATTTCCCTATTGCAGGATTTTTTAAATTAGTCGAATAGAAGCTGTCCTGTTTCTGCTTCAGGAATAAGGACTTTGACTTTTGTTTATTCTGATCTGTATCATTTTCATTTTGCTGTTGTACATTCTGAGGAACTTGTTGCTGTTCCTGATACTGTTCTGTCGTTTGTGGAGTCTGTGTTGAAACTCCCTTATCAAACCCTATCGCAGACTTTCTCCATTCCTTGCTTTTTTCTTCCGAGACTGCTGAACTATTGGAATTTTTATCTTCTGAAATATCTGAAAACGATGATGAACTTGAACCATAATTTGAATCAAGATTGTCGTTATTGTATTCTGAACCTAGCTGAGAATCATATTGTGATAAGTTAGGCGTTCCAGTTCCATCAGTCGTCGTATTTATATTTGCCACTCCATCCTGCGTTACACTTTCAGGAGTTTGGGCATTTTGATTTTGAGTATCTACTGCATCCTTTATATCCAGTCCTGTTCCAGTTGATATTGATTCCATTTTTTCTTGTTCCTTCGGCTTCTCATTCTTTTTAGCCTGATTTGCAAAATATATGCTTACAAAAATTAAAGCCAAAATTATACAGACTAGGATAGCAACTTTTTTCTTATCAAAAAATTCTTCTATTTTTATCTTTGAATTTTTTATCGTTCCTGTCCTCTCATCCTCAAGCGATATTTCCTCTTCCTTCTGTTCCGTAAAATCATCTTCAGAAGTTTCAAAATAGTCATTTTTATCTATCAATTAAGACACCTCCTTTCTATTTTTTCTGGTTATATATTTTTAAGGTATTTTTTCCAAGCGTCATATATATTTCTTTCACAACACTGTTAATCATTACATTACATCCTTCAATTTTTGTATTAACTAAGGATAATTGGTTATCCAAACCTTTTACATAAAAAGCTGGCATTTCCTGCAAATTTGACTTTAATACTATGAATGTCTTTTCTCCGTTGTCAAACACTTGAACTGGAGAAAGTTTTGAGTTCTTGTTCCACGAATATCTGTAATTCAGTTTCATTAAGTCCGTTGTGCCAATACTTTCCGTATTAGCCTCATATTCATCCATTAATATTTTTCTCTCATTTGGATATTGCCACTCAACTAAAGGATTATATTCTCCATTTGTGGATTCAATATTAATAAAGTAACTATGCTTGTCTGTAACTATATTTATGTTAGTTTTTATATCTTCTTCAAGCGGCTTTATGTATATGTATGTTCTGTTCTCTTTTCCACCTGTCGCCTCTTCAATCATCCAACGTTCTGTATCTCCACCAGCCTTAAATACCACTTTTTCATTTGGAGCAAGCCTTAAAGTCGTTAAATAGTCTGGCTTGGAATAAACTTCATATATGCTGTTTTCCGCATAATTAAATATAACGGCTGTCTTTTTTATTGCATCCTTTTTTCCACTTAATATTCCGTCATCATCAAATATTTTCTGACTATTCTTTACTACGTCTACTGTAATACTGTCTTTTGCATTTCCATCATTTGCAAAAACATTAACCGACATCAATATCAAAAACAGCATTGATAATATTTTTCTATTAAATTTTTTTAACTTGTTCTTTGTCATACATCTCCCTCATTTTTCTAATTATTTTCCCTTGAAATTGTAAAATCCTTTATTATTATCCCCAATGGATTTTTAGCTAACAGTTCCTCATTTTTTTCATTTACATATTCCACAGTAAATACTCCAAGATAACTTGTATCCTGCATTTCCATCCCCGTTTCAGAAAACTGCTTTTCCTTCCATCTGACTTGATAAGTGTTTGAAGTATTTGTAAGTTTGTTAGCTGAAACTATATTTACATTCGTTGTAATTTTATCTGCAAGCATTTGTATTGTTCCTGTTTCCTGAATCATCGCATCCAATTTTTTTTGTGAATTTTGTGTTAAGAAAAAAGCATTTTCCTTTAACTTGTT is a window encoding:
- a CDS encoding VirB3 family type IV secretion system protein is translated as MKLKVYKSLLDIKMIMGLPYKVFISLVLFTGIIFLIFRHWVIFIPAGTIYVLCAVMSVKDPMTLELLIEHYKTERYLNP
- a CDS encoding ATPase, T2SS/T4P/T4SS family, whose protein sequence is MTESEKYELQKQAQIDFVNERLSALKEYMEDDDITEIMLNPDGYVWVESYEKGMYKTSTYLNEMEGYKIIQVLASYNSKIISEKNPRLSGNLPNSDRFQGAAKGITKGIPVFTIRKRPKKIFTLDDYLAMGSITEFQKNFLTEAILNKKNIVVSGGTGTGKTTFTNALVDYLKQVDIIRNTVERIYIIEEVEEIICDKENVLRVFVTEDVSALELSKDALRHRPDRIIQGELRYGEEAEEILKNWNTGHSGGFTTVHSDGAEETLERLEELLMEVDRNPRQPLIGRSVDVIVNIIRTTENGKTVRKVNKTIKVNGFNKKTKEYEIEEVG
- a CDS encoding type IV secretory system conjugative DNA transfer family protein, producing the protein MDKKYKSLRNTKPVKWIFSIMMFILVNITGLMVISTNYMEELEKVNNYATFAKIRRLIKPVIIGKKNQYMYLPSGNWEIVMKKTPRLTSQFQLGMCFIFVGSLVILTMPYWKKKKLKSHGEAEFGTYDDLKKNKKKPSDIDFLSGNENGFVIGYVKTLSGKLKLLYDTSMIHIALFLPTRGGKGVGYIIPSLVAGLKERSTFISDIKKENYELTSWYRAKILKHRILKFEPMSELSNSYNFLSEVRYGTNYEIEDCRIIGTMIVGEDESKDPFWGDSAKDTISTLTGYVHYREVSSRSEKDPDITDVRVSLNDVISMITNTENSLYRMFAKYLGKPMEEGEDDTPKDFILKKKTIERLRKIYTDEESIKALNKGLHPFIAKQFGYLLQNTGENTFKSITSTAKTKLQVFEIPSVVKNIGKSDFRALDLVNGDNPVDLYFVIKPKDIDLLAPLVRIMYIQLTNLLMESLSKKNFNITFVMDELNAYGKMKALVKGLGYYAGFGIKMIGIFQGLDQLNSTYDKQGKEVLNGCQIQIFGRPNDEAAPDYISKTLGKETIRVKSRNIGLKGGGNVSEQGKDLLSPSETRLLPDRKAVVITGYKKPLLLDKLYYYEYPDLLKRTQHQPVFFKDGYVIFEGMKGMYEYKHTFKMKEEDFYDDIKYEKVIEKARKKYKSEKIG
- a CDS encoding TrbI/VirB10 family protein, translating into MIDKNDYFETSEDDFTEQKEEEISLEDERTGTIKNSKIKIEEFFDKKKVAILVCIILALIFVSIYFANQAKKNEKPKEQEKMESISTGTGLDIKDAVDTQNQNAQTPESVTQDGVANINTTTDGTGTPNLSQYDSQLGSEYNNDNLDSNYGSSSSSFSDISEDKNSNSSAVSEEKSKEWRKSAIGFDKGVSTQTPQTTEQYQEQQQVPQNVQQQNENDTDQNKQKSKSLFLKQKQDSFYSTNLKNPAIGKYELKTGSFIPAVLVTAINSDLPGDVIAQVRENVYDYRTGKNILIPMGTKIIGKYDSSITYGQNRVLLIWQRLVFPNGSTLVLDNMQGVDLLGNAGLKGKTNNHFWKLMRSVLLSSAINIASGSLEGLNVNIETGSRSRVNIGTGVSDAAQNIRSIGERIIEKDLNRQPTIEIKRGKKFNIFVSKDIILSPYRK
- a CDS encoding TrbG/VirB9 family P-type conjugative transfer protein; amino-acid sequence: MTKNKLKKFNRKILSMLFLILMSVNVFANDGNAKDSITVDVVKNSQKIFDDDGILSGKKDAIKKTAVIFNYAENSIYEVYSKPDYLTTLRLAPNEKVVFKAGGDTERWMIEEATGGKENRTYIYIKPLEEDIKTNINIVTDKHSYFINIESTNGEYNPLVEWQYPNERKILMDEYEANTESIGTTDLMKLNYRYSWNKNSKLSPVQVFDNGEKTFIVLKSNLQEMPAFYVKGLDNQLSLVNTKIEGCNVMINSVVKEIYMTLGKNTLKIYNQKK